From the genome of Pelobacter propionicus DSM 2379, one region includes:
- a CDS encoding IS630 family transposase, with product MKKIDARTFKQDVQEAHRQQIVRLRKSGRPNKETAEIVGISESHCSKVWQRFKKEGPGSIVKGKRGRRQGEQRDLTTEQEAEIKRLIIDKAPNQLKLSFALWTRDAVRLLIEQKSGIAMPIRTVGEYLKRWGFTPQKPAKWAKEQSTPAVVNWLAKEYPAISKRAKQEKAEIYWGDETGIQTGANVERGYSPKGKTPVLRQTGRKHRINMISAITNQGKVRFMFYKETMNSKRLITFMKRLVKDAGRKVYLILDNLKVHHSHVVMDWLEKHKDKIEVFYLPSYSPELNPDEYLNNSLKGRVHSGERAQNVKQLESKSRKHMKHLQNRSCKVKKFFDHPCASYAA from the coding sequence ATGAAAAAGATCGACGCAAGAACATTCAAGCAAGATGTCCAGGAAGCGCATCGTCAACAAATAGTCAGGCTACGGAAATCAGGCCGTCCCAACAAGGAAACTGCTGAAATTGTTGGTATCAGCGAATCCCATTGCAGCAAAGTTTGGCAGCGTTTCAAAAAGGAAGGTCCCGGCTCCATTGTTAAAGGCAAGCGAGGACGCCGCCAAGGGGAACAACGCGACCTTACTACCGAGCAGGAAGCTGAAATCAAGCGTCTTATCATCGACAAAGCACCCAATCAGCTCAAACTTTCTTTTGCTCTCTGGACTCGCGATGCTGTCCGTCTTTTAATTGAACAAAAGAGCGGAATTGCAATGCCGATCCGAACGGTTGGCGAATATCTGAAGCGCTGGGGATTTACCCCCCAAAAACCAGCTAAATGGGCGAAAGAGCAAAGCACTCCTGCTGTTGTTAACTGGCTTGCCAAAGAGTATCCGGCGATTTCCAAACGGGCGAAGCAGGAAAAGGCTGAAATTTACTGGGGCGACGAAACAGGGATCCAAACCGGCGCCAACGTGGAGAGAGGGTACTCTCCAAAAGGCAAGACACCTGTACTTCGCCAGACGGGTCGCAAGCATCGGATCAACATGATTTCTGCAATCACTAACCAGGGCAAGGTCAGATTCATGTTCTACAAGGAAACCATGAACAGTAAGCGCCTGATCACCTTCATGAAAAGACTGGTCAAGGACGCTGGTCGTAAGGTGTACCTGATCTTGGACAACCTGAAAGTGCACCACAGCCATGTGGTCATGGACTGGTTGGAAAAACACAAAGACAAGATCGAGGTGTTCTACCTACCATCCTATTCTCCAGAATTAAATCCGGATGAATATCTCAATAACAGCCTGAAAGGGCGAGTACACTCTGGAGAACGCGCCCAGAATGTAAAGCAGTTAGAATCAAAGTCCCGAAAGCATATGAAGCATCTTCAAAACAGATCTTGTAAAGTCAAAAAGTTCTTCGATCACCCATGTGCCAGCTATGCGGCATAA
- a CDS encoding DUF1007 family protein — MRPFAQRRYWTTTVKLSVIVTSLFLIILTGISKECHAHPHVFIDCSIRLEFSGGKLTGIIEKWSFDEMFSSMILMDYSKNGSGNIDSNKIAALKKEYFDKLAKDSFFTKMYIDNKVMKFNVASNFVPTVEDGKLIFSFKLNTGGVPIPSSGASVTVYDDTYYNSIEIAEAGVAGLVPSGLKLKKGQFKEVAYYFGQVHPDAVRLQR, encoded by the coding sequence ATGCGACCTTTTGCACAACGCCGATATTGGACAACTACGGTGAAACTATCAGTAATTGTCACATCCTTATTTCTTATTATTCTCACTGGCATAAGCAAAGAATGCCATGCACATCCACACGTTTTTATCGACTGTTCGATTCGTCTTGAATTTAGTGGTGGGAAACTGACTGGGATTATCGAAAAATGGAGCTTTGATGAAATGTTCAGCTCTATGATTTTAATGGATTACAGTAAGAATGGGAGCGGCAATATTGATAGCAACAAAATAGCGGCTCTGAAAAAAGAATATTTTGATAAATTAGCCAAGGATTCTTTTTTCACAAAAATGTACATTGACAATAAAGTAATGAAATTCAACGTTGCCTCTAATTTCGTGCCTACAGTTGAAGATGGAAAACTCATTTTCAGTTTCAAGCTGAATACGGGAGGAGTACCAATACCAAGTAGCGGGGCATCCGTCACTGTATATGACGACACCTATTACAATAGCATCGAAATTGCAGAAGCTGGTGTTGCCGGGTTGGTGCCAAGCGGTTTAAAGCTGAAAAAGGGGCAGTTTAAGGAGGTTGCATACTATTTTGGGCAGGTACATCCCGATGCCGTGAGGTTACAAAGATAA
- a CDS encoding metal-dependent transcriptional regulator, with the protein MKTNERIEESLEKLWEQLEENSGGNMLSEILDPEQTASLETLEEKGLIEKFQGGIRFTEAGREEARLAIRRHRLSERLFHDIIETNQDDMEEAACQFEHVVKKEIEEEICRLLGHPETCPHGKPIPPGACCQKARLSGDKFVASLASLKRGEKGVIAYIKAGDSKKLQKLMAMGILPGNPITLTHAFPSFAFTVGYSQYAVDKDMAEAIYVKRAERAMP; encoded by the coding sequence ATGAAAACGAACGAGCGTATTGAAGAATCCTTGGAGAAGCTTTGGGAGCAGTTGGAGGAAAATTCCGGCGGCAACATGTTGTCGGAAATACTCGATCCGGAACAAACCGCTTCACTGGAAACACTGGAGGAAAAGGGACTTATTGAAAAATTCCAGGGGGGAATCAGGTTTACTGAGGCAGGCCGCGAGGAAGCACGTCTTGCAATCAGAAGGCACCGCCTTTCGGAACGACTTTTCCACGACATCATCGAAACGAATCAGGACGACATGGAAGAAGCCGCCTGCCAGTTCGAGCATGTGGTCAAGAAGGAGATTGAGGAAGAGATTTGCCGGTTGCTCGGACATCCTGAAACCTGCCCGCATGGAAAACCGATCCCTCCTGGTGCTTGTTGCCAAAAAGCGCGGCTCAGCGGCGACAAATTCGTTGCTTCACTCGCTTCATTGAAGAGAGGCGAGAAAGGCGTAATCGCCTATATCAAGGCGGGAGACTCGAAAAAACTCCAGAAACTTATGGCCATGGGGATACTACCGGGCAATCCCATAACTCTGACCCATGCTTTTCCTTCTTTCGCATTTACCGTCGGATACAGTCAGTACGCCGTGGACAAGGATATGGCTGAGGCAATTTACGTGAAGAGGGCAGAGCGCGCAATGCCATAG
- the feoB gene encoding ferrous iron transport protein B, whose protein sequence is MSKQSSCSCHGGKTCEETGLKKIVMVGNPNVGKSALFNRLTGSYVTVSNYPGTTVEVSQGKCKIDGEEYSVEDTPGMYSLLPITEEERVSRDILLTGKSDVVLCVVDAKNLKRMLSLALQLVEASLPVILVLNMMDEANRLDIRIDEGGLEKKLGIPVVGISALSGKGVDVLKSRIHSYCRQESTAEVFYGDTLEGAINALAPVMPAETGLSQRALALLLIQNDPHISELVRSIEGHSPEFLDSTIAELEKNLVEPVGYTVPMMQHSTAEDICNEAFNPPADREPSFAQRLSDWTMEPLTGIPILMIVLYYGLYKFVGSFGAGTIVGFLEEDVFGKYLSPWINDMLMAYVPWGPLRELIGMQYGIVTLGIRYAIAIILPIVGTFFIAFSIIEDTGYLPRLAMMVDRIFKKIGLNGRAVIPMTLGFGCDTMATMVTRTLETKRERIIATLLLALAIPCSAQLGVVLGMVANNRAAMAVWAVFMIGIFLVVGFLTARLMPGDRPNFYMEVPPLRMPRPGAVFIKTYTRMQWYFMEILPMFILASVMIWLGNITDTFKVVVSWLSPVMGLIGLPKEAAVAFLFGFFRRDYGAAGLYDLQKAGALSGNQLAVAVITLTLFVPCIAQFLMMKKERGLKMACMMALFIFPFAFLVGGLVNFLLNVTGIQL, encoded by the coding sequence ATGAGTAAGCAAAGCAGCTGTAGCTGCCATGGTGGAAAAACGTGTGAGGAAACCGGTCTCAAAAAGATCGTCATGGTAGGCAACCCCAATGTGGGGAAAAGTGCTCTGTTCAACCGGTTGACCGGTTCCTACGTGACGGTGTCAAACTATCCTGGAACCACAGTCGAAGTTTCCCAGGGGAAATGCAAAATCGATGGAGAAGAGTATTCCGTTGAAGACACACCCGGTATGTACTCACTCCTGCCGATCACCGAGGAAGAACGGGTGAGCCGGGATATCCTGTTGACCGGCAAGAGTGACGTTGTCCTGTGTGTGGTTGACGCCAAGAATCTGAAACGGATGCTTTCGCTGGCTTTGCAGCTGGTGGAGGCGTCCCTCCCGGTTATTCTTGTTCTCAACATGATGGATGAGGCCAACCGTTTGGACATCCGGATTGATGAAGGCGGGTTGGAAAAGAAGCTAGGAATTCCTGTAGTGGGTATTTCCGCCCTTTCCGGTAAAGGCGTGGATGTCCTGAAGAGCCGGATACATTCCTACTGCCGCCAGGAGAGCACTGCCGAGGTATTCTATGGCGACACCCTCGAAGGGGCCATCAATGCCTTGGCTCCGGTCATGCCCGCAGAAACCGGATTGTCCCAAAGAGCACTGGCCCTGCTGCTGATTCAGAATGATCCACACATCTCTGAGCTGGTCCGTTCAATTGAAGGACATTCACCGGAGTTCCTGGATAGCACTATTGCCGAGTTGGAGAAGAATCTGGTCGAGCCGGTCGGCTATACCGTCCCGATGATGCAACACAGTACTGCTGAAGACATCTGCAATGAGGCTTTTAATCCTCCAGCAGACAGGGAGCCTTCCTTTGCCCAGCGTCTCAGCGACTGGACTATGGAACCTCTGACCGGTATTCCGATACTCATGATTGTGCTCTACTATGGTCTGTACAAGTTTGTCGGCAGTTTCGGCGCCGGCACCATCGTCGGTTTTCTTGAGGAGGATGTATTCGGGAAATACCTCAGCCCGTGGATTAATGACATGCTCATGGCTTATGTACCCTGGGGACCGCTTCGGGAACTGATCGGTATGCAGTACGGCATCGTCACCCTCGGTATCCGCTACGCCATTGCCATCATTCTGCCCATTGTCGGTACATTCTTCATTGCCTTTTCCATTATTGAGGATACCGGCTACCTGCCACGCTTGGCGATGATGGTCGATAGGATCTTCAAGAAAATCGGTCTCAACGGACGGGCGGTCATTCCCATGACTCTTGGTTTCGGCTGCGACACCATGGCGACGATGGTAACGCGCACCCTGGAGACAAAGCGCGAACGGATCATCGCCACGCTGCTGCTGGCCCTGGCGATCCCGTGCAGCGCCCAACTGGGCGTAGTCCTTGGCATGGTGGCGAACAACCGGGCAGCCATGGCAGTCTGGGCTGTTTTCATGATCGGGATATTCCTGGTGGTCGGCTTTCTCACTGCCCGGCTCATGCCTGGCGACCGTCCGAATTTTTACATGGAGGTTCCACCTCTCAGGATGCCTCGCCCCGGAGCGGTCTTTATCAAGACCTACACCCGAATGCAGTGGTATTTCATGGAGATCCTGCCGATGTTCATCCTGGCCAGTGTCATGATCTGGCTCGGCAACATTACTGACACCTTCAAGGTGGTCGTTTCGTGGCTGTCGCCGGTCATGGGTTTGATCGGCCTGCCCAAAGAAGCAGCGGTGGCCTTTCTATTCGGATTCTTCCGCAGGGATTACGGCGCAGCCGGGCTCTACGACCTTCAGAAGGCCGGTGCCCTTAGCGGGAATCAGCTGGCAGTGGCGGTCATAACTCTGACCCTCTTCGTTCCCTGTATCGCTCAGTTTCTGATGATGAAGAAAGAGCGCGGACTCAAGATGGCGTGCATGATGGCGCTATTCATCTTCCCTTTCGCTTTTCTGGTCGGGGGACTGGTGAATTTCCTGCTGAACGTGACCGGCATTCAGCTTTGA
- a CDS encoding DUF3793 family protein, with protein sequence MTDSLFWAIDIKNQFHHNWMGMSQINQTTSGNFYSHRNITDQVLENFTDALDCLTAHLMLECSEVLAGVKPANLISIVNRTRPCGRNLYLLWQQHHTDLAQRLNNLNFMVLQSRQQSLLLLCYDHVRLEHHLSHPGIRTLLHKAGYKDDADCEGMLLELRSRIGGNNSFPHEIGLFIGYPAKDVAAFMGLVRLPFTCQRLWKIYGNPARSLALAEQYRCCRNKMGAILARGTSKTLEIDRSDHPFFCQTDENDYQYLPC encoded by the coding sequence TTGACAGATAGTTTATTTTGGGCTATTGATATTAAAAATCAATTTCATCACAACTGGATGGGTATGTCTCAAATAAATCAAACAACATCGGGAAATTTTTATTCTCATCGAAACATCACTGATCAAGTGCTCGAAAACTTCACTGATGCTCTCGATTGTCTGACCGCACACCTTATGCTGGAATGCTCCGAGGTCTTGGCGGGAGTGAAACCGGCCAATCTGATTTCCATCGTTAATCGTACCCGCCCGTGCGGCAGGAATCTCTATCTGCTCTGGCAGCAGCACCATACCGATCTTGCTCAGCGCCTTAACAATCTCAACTTCATGGTACTACAGAGCAGGCAGCAATCATTACTGCTGTTATGTTACGACCATGTCCGGCTTGAACATCATCTGTCCCATCCAGGTATTCGGACCTTGTTACATAAGGCAGGATACAAAGATGATGCCGACTGCGAAGGCATGCTGCTGGAATTGCGCAGCCGGATTGGCGGTAATAACTCATTTCCCCATGAGATTGGCCTGTTTATCGGTTATCCGGCAAAAGATGTGGCCGCCTTCATGGGATTAGTCAGACTGCCGTTCACCTGTCAACGACTCTGGAAGATTTATGGCAACCCGGCACGGAGTCTTGCCTTGGCGGAGCAATACCGCTGCTGTCGTAATAAAATGGGTGCCATACTGGCGAGAGGCACCAGTAAAACTCTCGAAATTGATCGTTCAGACCATCCTTTTTTTTGTCAAACTGATGAAAATGATTATCAATATCTACCGTGTTAA
- a CDS encoding heavy metal translocating P-type ATPase, giving the protein MTPQHTTLELNIRGMDCSGCARKIEVIAAALAGVTKATTVLADHKLVVLYDSAKTTPDEIRRGIETAGYAIIAEGDEDQIVPGCDAQPPRLSNPEGHRVQLRIENMDCPTEEALIRNKLKGFPGITGLEFNLLQRILTIYHTLPSLEPVEAALKAIGMEAGTVEAHDEIPEVEKTNWRPLIISGGAALAAEIIEVMSTGHHWLTLLLALVAILTGGLKTYKKGWIALRNRNLNMNALMSFAVTGALLIGQWPEAAMVMILFALAEVIEAKSLDRARNAIRGLLAMSPENATVQLPDGTWGEVSAKSVALDSIVRVRPGERIALDGVVIEGNSTVDQAPITGESLPVDKSPGEPVFAGTINQAGSFQFRVTALATNSTLSRIIHAVEAAQGSRAPTQRFVDQFARIYTPAVFAVALAVAVIPPLAFGGVWLEWVYKALVMLVIACPCALVISTPVTIVSGLAAAARRGILIKGGVYLEGGHKLAWLALDKTGTITHGKPLQTDFKVFGNFDPKEVRCLAASLANRSDHPISHSIAVAAEADGVMLREVANFSAIAGRGVSGLIGGKLYRLGNFRLAKENGFGKPDLISSIDALERQGKSVVLLTDDNQPLALFGVADTIKGSSREAIADLHRLGVRTMMLTGDNQHTAEAIAREVGIDEFKGELLPEDKLKAIESLQGNGGTVGMVGDGINDAPALARADIGFAMGAAGTDTAIETADVALMDDDLRKVAVFVQLSRTTATMLKQNIALALGIKSIFLVLTLLGHATMWMAVFADMGASLMVVFNGLRLLRK; this is encoded by the coding sequence GTGACCCCACAACACACAACACTTGAACTGAATATTCGCGGCATGGATTGTTCCGGCTGCGCCAGGAAAATAGAAGTCATTGCAGCGGCTCTTGCCGGGGTTACCAAGGCAACAACAGTATTAGCCGACCACAAGTTGGTGGTGCTGTACGATTCTGCCAAAACAACACCAGATGAAATCCGCCGGGGCATTGAAACAGCAGGCTACGCCATCATTGCCGAGGGGGATGAGGACCAGATCGTACCTGGATGTGACGCTCAACCGCCACGATTGAGTAATCCCGAGGGCCACCGGGTCCAACTGCGCATTGAAAACATGGATTGCCCGACCGAAGAGGCGCTGATTCGCAACAAGCTCAAAGGCTTTCCCGGAATTACGGGCCTCGAATTCAACCTGCTGCAGCGCATCCTGACCATATACCATACCTTGCCGTCGCTGGAGCCGGTAGAGGCCGCCCTGAAAGCCATTGGCATGGAGGCCGGAACGGTCGAAGCCCATGACGAAATACCTGAAGTGGAAAAGACCAACTGGCGGCCGTTGATCATCTCGGGGGGCGCTGCCCTGGCTGCGGAAATCATCGAAGTGATGAGCACAGGCCACCACTGGCTGACGTTGCTCCTGGCGCTGGTCGCCATTCTCACCGGGGGGTTGAAGACCTACAAAAAGGGATGGATTGCGCTGCGTAACCGCAACCTGAACATGAACGCTCTCATGTCTTTTGCGGTGACCGGCGCACTGCTCATCGGCCAGTGGCCGGAAGCGGCCATGGTCATGATCCTGTTTGCGCTGGCTGAAGTGATCGAAGCAAAGTCTCTCGACCGAGCCCGCAACGCCATACGCGGCCTGTTGGCCATGTCTCCGGAGAATGCCACCGTGCAGCTTCCGGATGGTACATGGGGTGAGGTGTCCGCCAAAAGCGTCGCGCTGGACAGCATCGTTCGGGTTCGGCCCGGTGAGAGGATCGCCCTGGACGGTGTGGTGATCGAAGGAAATTCGACGGTTGACCAAGCTCCGATTACCGGGGAGAGCCTGCCGGTGGACAAGAGCCCCGGAGAACCGGTCTTTGCCGGCACGATCAATCAGGCTGGATCGTTTCAATTTCGGGTTACCGCCCTTGCCACCAATTCAACGCTCAGCCGGATCATCCATGCGGTCGAGGCCGCGCAGGGGAGCCGCGCACCGACCCAGCGCTTCGTTGACCAGTTCGCCCGCATCTACACCCCGGCGGTCTTCGCCGTGGCCTTGGCGGTAGCTGTTATTCCACCCCTGGCCTTCGGCGGTGTATGGCTGGAATGGGTATATAAAGCGCTGGTAATGCTTGTCATTGCTTGTCCCTGCGCTTTGGTAATATCGACGCCGGTCACTATCGTCAGTGGTCTTGCCGCTGCTGCCCGGCGGGGTATCCTGATCAAGGGTGGGGTTTATCTGGAGGGAGGACATAAGCTTGCCTGGCTGGCGTTGGACAAGACCGGCACTATCACCCACGGCAAACCGTTACAGACCGATTTCAAGGTGTTTGGAAACTTCGATCCTAAGGAAGTCCGATGTCTTGCCGCCAGTCTGGCCAACCGCTCCGATCATCCTATTTCGCACTCAATTGCCGTGGCGGCGGAAGCAGACGGCGTCATGCTGCGGGAAGTTGCTAATTTTTCTGCTATTGCGGGTCGGGGAGTCTCAGGACTTATTGGCGGCAAATTGTATCGCTTAGGCAATTTCCGGCTTGCTAAAGAAAACGGCTTCGGCAAGCCTGATCTGATCAGCTCTATCGATGCGTTGGAGCGCCAGGGCAAAAGTGTTGTCCTGTTGACTGACGACAACCAGCCTTTAGCCTTGTTCGGCGTTGCCGACACCATTAAGGGCTCAAGCCGTGAAGCAATAGCTGATCTGCATCGGCTCGGGGTGCGCACCATGATGCTCACCGGGGACAATCAGCACACCGCCGAAGCAATCGCCCGTGAGGTTGGGATTGACGAGTTCAAGGGAGAACTGCTGCCGGAGGATAAACTCAAGGCTATTGAGTCATTGCAAGGAAATGGCGGCACCGTCGGCATGGTGGGGGACGGCATTAACGATGCCCCAGCACTGGCACGCGCCGACATTGGTTTTGCCATGGGCGCAGCCGGTACGGACACCGCCATCGAAACCGCCGATGTTGCCCTGATGGATGACGATTTGCGTAAGGTGGCGGTTTTTGTGCAGCTCTCACGCACGACTGCAACAATGCTCAAACAGAACATCGCCCTGGCGTTGGGAATAAAATCAATCTTCCTAGTGCTCACGCTTTTGGGGCATGCCACCATGTGGATGGCGGTTTTTGCCGACATGGGGGCGAGCTTGATGGTTGTATTTAATGGGTTGCGTCTGTTGCGTAAGTAA
- a CDS encoding DUF302 domain-containing protein: MDLKTPYAFGRTVNMTYAEAERKVREELAKEGFGVLTEIDVKKKFAEKLQKEFRDYIILGACNPPLAYEALNREVDLGTLLPCNVVVYVRDDGKTAVMVMDPVAALSMIGNQEMVEFAKKIAEKMERVLAAL; the protein is encoded by the coding sequence ATGGATCTGAAAACACCATATGCCTTTGGAAGAACAGTGAATATGACGTATGCCGAAGCTGAGCGAAAAGTGCGTGAGGAACTGGCGAAAGAAGGGTTCGGGGTGCTGACCGAGATCGACGTCAAAAAGAAATTTGCGGAGAAGCTTCAGAAGGAATTCAGAGATTACATCATTCTCGGAGCTTGTAACCCGCCTCTTGCCTACGAAGCTTTGAACAGGGAAGTAGATCTCGGCACGCTGCTCCCCTGCAATGTTGTGGTCTATGTCAGGGATGACGGCAAGACGGCGGTCATGGTCATGGACCCGGTTGCCGCGCTTTCCATGATCGGTAATCAGGAGATGGTAGAGTTTGCGAAAAAGATCGCAGAAAAGATGGAGCGGGTGTTGGCAGCCTTGTGA
- the lspA gene encoding signal peptidase II — protein MLSLKYKILFTMFPCLLVLDQATKAYVARTMELYHSIPVVENFFNFTYLRNKGAAFSLFAQSGFRLHFLISVSLIAVIGIIYYYRKIRPDETHTAVGLTFILAGAVGNLMDRVRLGEVVDFLDAHWSGYHWPAFNLADSAIFAGVFILVVGMFIEERRLKVLKH, from the coding sequence TTGCTTAGTTTGAAATACAAAATTCTGTTTACCATGTTTCCATGTCTGCTTGTACTTGACCAGGCAACAAAGGCCTATGTCGCCCGAACAATGGAGCTCTACCATTCAATTCCAGTGGTAGAAAATTTCTTCAATTTTACCTACCTCCGGAACAAGGGAGCTGCTTTCAGCCTCTTCGCCCAGAGCGGATTCCGGCTTCACTTTTTGATCTCGGTATCGTTGATTGCCGTCATCGGGATCATCTATTATTATAGAAAGATCAGGCCCGATGAGACACATACGGCCGTTGGACTGACTTTCATACTGGCTGGCGCTGTCGGCAATCTTATGGATAGGGTACGGCTCGGCGAGGTAGTGGATTTTCTGGACGCTCACTGGTCCGGATATCACTGGCCCGCGTTCAACCTGGCGGATTCGGCCATTTTTGCCGGAGTATTCATACTTGTCGTCGGCATGTTTATCGAGGAGAGACGGTTGAAGGTGCTAAAACATTAA
- a CDS encoding sensor histidine kinase, with the protein MFRKLLFILLFMAALGTSSALLLRELVVRDFSRLTEAEQEDRASWVVTDLESSFSKEKSWNREMAIEDAVWALHLGLDTRVRDRDGKIVMETNEALASLSPEKRSRLKSGSAIGQEVGNGDYHTYPLFLHGEEIGQLEVRFLPDRRNSFFISRTNRLLAYAAVILGSIACILSVILARRLSRPIVRLSQAAQNISQGNLTERVEIPGNDELTTLGQSFNQMAHTLQVQNKLRKQICANLAHELRTPLTIMRGQLEGILDGVIANDESRMKLLLEENHRLTNVVASMEDFFQAQASALSLSPLELPVRQMFDNLAINFEVVARDKGVDIKIEAGPKSIVYADPERLSQILINLISNALKATAPGGTITLEGKRYPGGCTISVIDTGCGIATEELPLIFERFYRGKDGGLGLGLAIVRELVDAHGGTIEVANNQGAGTTFTLRFPDPPKTPQFSTTAT; encoded by the coding sequence ATGTTTAGGAAGTTACTCTTCATACTGTTGTTCATGGCAGCCCTTGGCACTTCTTCGGCACTTCTGCTCAGGGAGCTGGTCGTGCGTGACTTCAGCCGCCTGACCGAAGCTGAGCAGGAAGACCGGGCCTCCTGGGTGGTAACCGACCTGGAATCGTCGTTCTCGAAAGAAAAGTCCTGGAACCGTGAGATGGCAATCGAGGACGCCGTTTGGGCGCTTCATCTCGGCTTGGATACCAGGGTGCGGGACCGGGACGGCAAGATCGTTATGGAGACGAACGAAGCCCTTGCTTCACTGTCCCCTGAGAAACGATCCCGTCTCAAATCCGGTTCGGCTATCGGTCAAGAAGTTGGGAATGGCGACTACCATACGTACCCACTGTTTCTGCATGGGGAAGAGATCGGTCAACTGGAAGTCCGGTTTCTTCCCGACAGGCGCAACAGCTTCTTCATCAGCCGGACCAACCGCCTGCTCGCATACGCTGCCGTAATTCTCGGCTCGATAGCCTGCATATTGAGTGTTATTCTTGCCCGCAGGTTGAGCCGTCCCATTGTGCGGTTATCCCAGGCAGCGCAGAATATCAGTCAAGGCAACCTGACAGAACGGGTCGAGATACCAGGCAACGATGAACTGACCACCCTTGGCCAGTCGTTCAACCAGATGGCCCATACTCTCCAGGTGCAGAACAAATTACGCAAACAGATCTGCGCCAACCTTGCCCACGAACTGCGCACCCCGTTGACGATCATGCGCGGACAGCTTGAAGGGATTCTGGACGGTGTCATTGCCAATGACGAGTCGCGCATGAAGCTGCTCCTGGAGGAAAACCATCGGCTCACCAATGTGGTTGCCTCAATGGAGGATTTCTTCCAGGCCCAGGCAAGTGCCCTTAGCCTATCTCCTCTCGAACTGCCGGTCCGACAGATGTTCGACAATCTGGCCATAAATTTCGAGGTGGTCGCACGAGATAAGGGTGTTGACATCAAAATCGAAGCCGGTCCGAAGTCTATCGTCTATGCCGATCCTGAACGCCTCTCCCAGATTCTCATCAATCTGATCAGCAATGCTCTTAAAGCAACCGCACCTGGTGGAACCATTACCCTTGAGGGCAAGAGATATCCTGGCGGCTGCACCATCAGCGTCATCGACACCGGCTGCGGCATTGCGACTGAAGAGCTGCCACTGATATTCGAGCGATTCTATCGAGGCAAAGACGGTGGGCTTGGGCTCGGACTGGCGATTGTCAGGGAGTTGGTGGATGCGCACGGTGGGACCATTGAAGTTGCAAACAACCAGGGAGCAGGGACAACCTTCACGCTCAGGTTTCCCGATCCGCCGAAAACTCCACAATTCTCCACAACTGCCACATAA
- a CDS encoding response regulator transcription factor, with protein sequence MTSTILLVEDDARIAEVVIAYLERAGFKVLHTLTGREAMTLISTEQPALVVLDLMLPDLSGESICRELKECDIPVIILTAKSSEEERLAGFALGADDYIVKPFSPRELVARVQAVLKRTGATENGARLSFNGGQLVIDDRNYSVVCQGTDIRLTAVEFKILFALAAVPHKTFTREELVVKAMGSHFDGYDRNIDSHIKNIRHKLEDSPKAPTFLITVYGLGYRFGGVRDV encoded by the coding sequence ATGACCAGCACGATTCTCCTTGTTGAAGATGATGCCAGAATTGCAGAAGTCGTAATAGCTTATCTGGAGCGAGCCGGATTCAAGGTTCTGCACACTCTCACAGGCCGGGAGGCTATGACTCTTATCTCGACCGAGCAACCCGCGTTGGTTGTTCTTGACCTCATGCTTCCAGACCTGAGCGGTGAGTCGATTTGTCGAGAATTAAAGGAATGCGATATTCCAGTCATCATTTTAACGGCAAAGTCCTCGGAGGAAGAGCGACTGGCAGGCTTTGCACTGGGAGCCGACGACTATATCGTGAAACCGTTCAGCCCCCGCGAACTGGTGGCACGGGTCCAGGCGGTGCTTAAGCGTACCGGTGCTACGGAAAATGGCGCTCGGCTCAGCTTCAATGGAGGGCAACTGGTTATTGATGATCGTAACTACTCTGTGGTTTGCCAAGGTACCGACATCCGGTTGACGGCTGTGGAGTTCAAGATCCTTTTTGCCCTTGCCGCAGTGCCGCACAAAACCTTTACCCGCGAGGAACTGGTTGTTAAGGCGATGGGGTCTCACTTCGACGGGTATGATCGGAACATCGACTCCCACATCAAGAACATCCGGCATAAGCTGGAAGACAGCCCTAAGGCTCCGACGTTTCTCATTACGGTATATGGCCTCGGCTACCGTTTCGGCGGTGTACGGGATGTTTAG